From Verrucomicrobiia bacterium, one genomic window encodes:
- a CDS encoding DUF6580 family putative transport protein has translation MILAILMVLGAGIFRLAAHEFQWWNIAPLAAMALVGGMYLGRRFALWVPLAVLVLTDIILNMQMGYPAFYWPRAFDYGAFLLVGLLGLWARGRKPGVKIGAALATPFLFFLVSNFAVWLFGLNLANAPYVKTFSGLMECYAAALPFLRGTVIGDWAFMAVFALTAVLVRHFSSERQHELASEVRV, from the coding sequence ATGATTTTGGCGATCTTGATGGTGTTGGGGGCGGGGATTTTCCGGCTGGCGGCACACGAGTTCCAGTGGTGGAACATCGCGCCGCTGGCCGCCATGGCCCTAGTTGGCGGCATGTACCTCGGACGCCGCTTTGCGCTGTGGGTGCCGCTGGCGGTGCTGGTGCTGACGGACATCATCCTCAACATGCAAATGGGTTACCCCGCTTTCTACTGGCCGCGCGCGTTTGATTATGGCGCGTTCCTGCTGGTCGGCCTGCTTGGCCTGTGGGCCCGTGGACGGAAACCCGGGGTCAAGATTGGCGCGGCGCTCGCGACGCCATTTCTTTTCTTCCTGGTCAGCAATTTCGCTGTCTGGCTGTTCGGATTGAATCTCGCAAACGCGCCCTACGTGAAGACGTTCTCTGGCCTGATGGAATGTTATGCCGCCGCCTTGCCGTTCCTGCGCGGCACCGTGATTGGTGACTGGGCCTTCATGGCCGTGTTCGCCTTGACGGCCGTACTCGTGCGGCATTTCTCGAGCGAACGCCAACACGAGTTGGCATCAGAAGTTCGGGTCTGA